One stretch of Bradyrhizobium canariense DNA includes these proteins:
- a CDS encoding LysR family transcriptional regulator: protein MADFKAIETFMWVVTLGSFRGAAQKLNTTQPAISQRIAQLEREVGVRLLQRDRRMVLPTPSGRQMMVYAEKLIGLRSEMLEVIGDRSAMRGVLRLGVAETIVHTWLSQLIKRVNHVYPNLSLEIEVDITSNLQSRLLAQEIELAFLLGPLTAPTISNRVLCDYPVDFLASPSLGLGKRRLTVHDLAKFPIITFPRKTQPYEIVSSLFNRPDLPPMRLHASASLATVIHMAIEGLGIAVIPTAIVENELADERLQLLSTNLQIPSLTFSASWLASPDTVAIERVAELAAKLAQGSVIVDAPQPARH from the coding sequence ATGGCTGATTTCAAGGCAATAGAGACCTTCATGTGGGTGGTCACGCTCGGCAGCTTCCGCGGGGCGGCCCAAAAGCTCAACACCACCCAGCCCGCGATCTCGCAGCGGATCGCGCAGCTCGAACGCGAGGTAGGTGTCCGGCTTTTGCAGCGCGACCGCCGCATGGTGCTTCCGACGCCGAGCGGGCGGCAGATGATGGTGTATGCCGAGAAGCTGATCGGGCTGCGCTCGGAAATGCTGGAGGTGATCGGCGATCGCTCGGCGATGCGCGGCGTGCTGCGGCTCGGCGTCGCCGAGACCATCGTGCACACCTGGCTTTCGCAACTGATCAAGCGCGTCAATCACGTCTATCCCAACCTTTCACTCGAAATCGAGGTCGACATTACCTCGAACCTGCAAAGCCGGCTGCTGGCGCAGGAAATCGAGCTGGCATTCCTGCTCGGACCGCTGACGGCGCCGACCATCAGCAACCGGGTGCTGTGCGACTATCCCGTGGACTTCCTTGCCAGTCCTTCGCTGGGCCTGGGCAAGCGAAGACTGACGGTGCACGATCTCGCGAAGTTTCCCATCATCACGTTTCCACGCAAGACCCAACCCTACGAAATCGTGAGCTCGCTGTTCAATCGCCCCGACTTGCCGCCGATGCGCCTGCACGCCAGCGCGTCACTGGCGACCGTCATTCACATGGCGATCGAGGGCCTTGGCATCGCCGTGATCCCGACCGCGATCGTCGAGAATGAGTTGGCCGACGAGCGGCTGCAATTGCTGTCGACCAACCTGCAAATACCATCGCTGACATTCTCGGCGAGCTGGCTCGCCTCCCCCGATACGGTCGCCATCGAGCGCGTGGCTGAACTTGCCGCGAAGCTTGCGCAAGGCAGCGTCATTGTTGACGCGCCGCAGCCGGCGCGTCATTGA